From a region of the Streptomyces sp. NBC_01454 genome:
- a CDS encoding class F sortase produces the protein MSPAGPPDAAPGEPAAPRRPRWGVLALAGLIGLGMVRQGLSGEADGPPQPADGSALFPGDLPPTGPAPRPLPRSAPSRVAIPSLGVSAPLMPLGLDGQGWIEAPPAGEPRLAGWYAGAPAPGENGTAVLVGHVDSAGGPAVFYGLGALEKGRTIRVTRKDGRTAVFEVYGIQVFDKRKFPARKVYGTTGRPELRVLTCGGTYAAGSGYAGNVVVFARMTGTA, from the coding sequence GGCCCGCCCGACGCGGCGCCCGGGGAACCGGCCGCACCGCGCCGGCCCCGGTGGGGCGTGCTGGCCCTGGCCGGGCTGATCGGCCTCGGCATGGTGCGCCAGGGGCTGTCCGGTGAGGCGGACGGGCCGCCGCAGCCGGCGGACGGCAGCGCGCTCTTCCCCGGCGACCTCCCGCCCACCGGCCCGGCGCCGCGGCCGCTGCCCCGTTCCGCGCCCTCCCGGGTGGCGATTCCCTCGCTCGGGGTGTCGGCACCGCTGATGCCGCTGGGTCTGGACGGGCAGGGCTGGATCGAGGCGCCGCCGGCCGGGGAGCCCCGGCTGGCGGGCTGGTACGCGGGCGCCCCGGCCCCGGGGGAGAACGGCACCGCAGTCCTGGTGGGGCATGTCGACAGCGCCGGCGGACCCGCGGTGTTCTACGGGCTGGGCGCCCTGGAGAAGGGCCGGACGATCCGGGTGACCCGCAAGGACGGCCGGACCGCGGTCTTCGAGGTCTACGGGATCCAGGTCTTCGACAAGCGGAAGTTCCCCGCCCGGAAGGTCTACGGCACCACCGGGCGGCCCGAGCTGCGCGTGCTGACCTGCGGCGGCACCTATGCGGCGGGCTCCGGCTACGCGGGCAACGTGGTGGTCTTCGCCCGGATGACGGGGACCGCGTAG